In a genomic window of Penaeus monodon isolate SGIC_2016 chromosome 27, NSTDA_Pmon_1, whole genome shotgun sequence:
- the LOC119590431 gene encoding baculoviral IAP repeat-containing protein 3-like, giving the protein MDISHPNSFLQQEEYRLTTFSEHETSPIDTTRVYRNMPFVSYDCLRYEEKRLGTFIDWPHEWLKPSELAADGFYYLRKDDHCACIFCRGIVGAWEKTDTPRGEHERHFPHCPFIRGQPTGNVPIVQGNILARLPVLHASLDDCGSRRVEADACRFSSRHMAGSYPECRGSPDETGLYQHSGPKRSDFTTLDSRLKSYVEGWPILGLHARDLAEAGFFYCGLSDHVRCFHCGKGLRNWISSDIPWKEHARWYPKCRFVLLTKGQDYINEVQQEHPPYTRTASTTIYSGIDKAASGSSNSPTEVQSVSEQELDLLMSLDVVKCVLEMGYPSCIVRACLKDRVEQTGEPYFVIEPCLEDVIHRMSVTENRVADNRSESTEHEPSYGETDISSSIFQQQAPIFPSTSETMENRVASIQSLPSESTEVELLSQQQQVSILPSTSEIIRQQASIFPTAPLNTTLSSSSSSSERENTETEANHILQIVEEIISQMNS; this is encoded by the exons ATGGACATATCACATCCTAACAGTTTTCTGCAGCAGGAAGAATATCGGTTAACCACGTTCAGCGAACATGAGACATCTCCCATCGATACCACTAGAGTATACAGGAACATGCCGTTCGTCAGCTACGATTGTCTAAGATACGAAGAAAAGCGATTAGGAACCTTCATCGACTGGCCTCATGAATGGCTGAAACCGTCAGAATTGGCGGCCGACGGATTTTACTATCTCAGGAAAGATGATCACTGTGCGTGTATCTTCTGCAGAGGGATAGTTGGAGCCTGGGAAAAAACTGACACGCCAAGAGGAGAACATGAACGCCATTTTCCCCACTGCCCCTTTATTAGGGGTCAGCCAACTGGAAATGTTCCCATTGTTCAAGGCAATATCTTAGCCAGGTTACCGGTACTACATGCGAGTCTGGACGATTGCGGATCAAGACGTGTTGAGGCCGACGCTTGCAGATTTTCGTCGAGACATATGGCCGGATCGTATCCCGAATGCA GAGGATCTCCGGATGAAACTGGTCTCTACCAGCATTCTGGACCGAAACGAAGTGATTTCACGACATTAGATAGCCGATTGAAGAGCTATGTCGAAGGATGGCCCATCCTCGGTCTGCATGCACGAGATCTTGCCGAAGCTGGATTTTTCTACTGTG GTCTGAGTGATCATGTTCGCTGTTTCCACTGCGGTAAGGGTCTTCGCAATTGGATATCTAGCGACATACCTTGGAAGGAACACGCTAGATGGTATCCTAAATGCAGATTTGTCTTATTGACGAAAGGCCAGGACTATATCAATGAA GTCCAGCAAGAACATCCACCGTACACCCGCACAGCAAGTACTACTATATATTCGGGTATCGATAAAGCTGCTTCCGGTAGCAGTAATAGTCCAACGGAGGTGCAATCCGTATCCGAACAAGAATTGGATCTGTTGATGAGTTTGGATGTCGTCAAGTGTGTACTGGAAATGGGATATCCTAGTTGTATAGTCAGGGCCTGCCTTAAAGATCGGGTTGAACAAACCGGCGAACCGTATTTCGTTATAGAGCCTTGCCTTGAAGATGTTATACATAGAATGAGCGTAACAGAGAATCGGGTTGCAGATAATCGTTCTGAAAGTACAGAGCATGAGCCGTCATATGGCGAGACTGATATTTCATCTTCGATATTTCAACAACAAGCACCGATATTCCCATCAACGTCTGAAACCATGGAGAATCGGGTTGCAAGTATTCAATCGCTTCCATCCGAATCTACCGAGGTTGAACTATTATCTCAACAACAACAAGTTTCTATATTGCCATCTACATCCGAGATAATACGACAACAGGCTTCTATATTCCCTACTGCACCTCTGAATacaacgttatcatcatcatcgtcatcgtctgaACGAGAAAATACCGAAACTGAAGCAAACCATATTTTGCAAATAGTAGAAGAAATCATATCACAG ATGAACAGCTGA
- the LOC119590631 gene encoding uncharacterized protein LOC119590631 (The sequence of the model RefSeq protein was modified relative to this genomic sequence to represent the inferred CDS: added 58 bases not found in genome assembly) produces MYDYIDYKLLFFGEDVIHRILQIRNQALFVINGIKKVQEHDNLLFSKEKIYTVNNVMELASCTASDDDADADTNNPILMDIIGVLIYGILNEGWSESTMRCIENELVDKCLVHKYITEEEYRYCRKKYNNSDNDKSKNDNIPYIIDFLWNMCYFNKLYRDRYLNKNMTLRLIEKSTSSMSRNALIKHDLSFFHLPTAAGIAIYEYLTHRDTNLRLVKEAAKTLVAEEKYLRYSRNIRNTIEDDTTNKKKNIRLAYVNKRSKTSCALLLCKSASKINYSKKDTKSKLFNLQWLFNVTDIQNQKFKKCLGVIYDSIDVGDMLPNTSLSQKSKPLDWYYRFMNTGIVPFDQHNGCSEFRQYHREEGNEEKVRCCFGHSKLLEDAHPAK; encoded by the coding sequence atgtatgactATATTGATTATAAGCTCCTATTTTTTGGGGAAGATGTTATTCACCGCATACTGCAGATACGGAATCAAGCGTTATTTGTCATTAACGGTATAAAAAAAGTACAGGAGCATGACAATTTGCTATTTtcaaaagagaagatatataccGTGAACAATGTTATGGAACTGGCATCGTGTACTGCAAGTGACGACGATGCTGATGCTGATACAAACAATCCTATACTTATGGACATAATTGGTGTTTTAATATACGGTATTTTGAATGAAGGCTGGAGTGAATCTACCATGAGGTGTATAGAGAACGAATTGGTAGACAAGTGTCTTGTTCACAAATATATTACGGAGGAAGAATACAGATACTGtaggaaaaaatacaacaatagtgACAACGATaagagtaagaatgataatattccGTATATAATAGATTTCTTGTGGAATATGTGTTATTTTAATAAGTTATATCGCGACAGATATCTGAATAAAAATATGACTTTAAGGCTGATTGAAAAGAGTACATCATCGATGTCTAGAAATGCCTTGATTAAACACGACTTATCCTTTTTTCACTTACCGACCGCAGCCGGAATTGCGATTTATGAATATCtcacacacagagatacaaatTTAAGATTAGTAAAAGAAGCAGCAAAGACGCTAGTAGCTGAAGAGAAATATCTTCGATATtcaagaaatataagaaataccATAGAAGACGAtacaacaaacaagaagaaaaatattcgTCTGGCTTATGTTAACAAGAGAAGTAAAACGAGTTGTGCACTACTGTTATGCAAATCTGCATCTAAAATCAATTACTCTAAGAAGGATACAAAGAGTAAATTGTTCAACCTACAGTGGCTATTCAATGTAACTGACATACAAAACCAAAAGTTCAAGAAATGTCTGGGTGTCATATACGACAGCATAGATGTAGGCGATATGCTACCCAACACTAGTTTAAGCCAGAAGAGCAAACCACTCGACTGGTACTATCGATTTATGAATACTGGTATTGTCCCCTTCGATCAACATAACGGGTGTTCGGAGTTTAGACAATATCACCgtgaggaaggaaatgaagagaa